The following are encoded in a window of Maridesulfovibrio ferrireducens genomic DNA:
- the betA gene encoding choline dehydrogenase, with amino-acid sequence MKKYNYIIVGGGSAGSVLANRLSANPKNEVLVLEAGLPDYKMDFRIHMPAALTYPLAGKTYNWWYESDPEPHMKNRRVYQPRGKVLGGSSCINGMIHIHGNAMDYEKWSKEDGLEDWSYSHCLPYFKRFECRMAGATEYQGAVGPVYLTTPECDNPLFDAFFSAVQEAGYPLTDDVNGYQQEGFGKFDRTTYKGRRWNAARAYIHPVKSRKNLTVKCGAMATRILFEGKRAVGVEYEKGKKTIKAYAKEVISCGGSINSPQLLQLSGIGNAKELSALGINVVHDLPGVGENLQDHLELYVQYACKKPVSMYPCLQWYNQPKIGLEWLLKGTGDAATNHFEAGGFIRSNDEVEYPNLQYHFLPIAIRYDGSAPNEGHGYQVHVGPMNTDVRGHVKIKSKDPKEYPSILFNYLSTENERKEWVQAIRKTREIMTQPAFDEYRGKELSPGEQAQTDEEILDYVATEGESAYHPSCTCAMGTHDMAVTDSQLRVHGVEGLRVVDASVMPYVTNGNIYAPVMMIAEKAADIILGNTPLPTEDAPYYKHSK; translated from the coding sequence ATGAAAAAATATAATTATATAATTGTCGGTGGCGGATCAGCCGGATCAGTTCTGGCCAACCGCTTGAGTGCCAATCCTAAGAATGAAGTACTCGTGCTTGAAGCCGGACTTCCCGATTACAAGATGGATTTTCGTATACACATGCCTGCAGCATTGACTTATCCGCTGGCAGGAAAGACATATAACTGGTGGTATGAATCTGATCCCGAACCACACATGAAAAACCGTCGCGTCTACCAGCCGCGCGGAAAAGTACTTGGCGGTTCCAGTTGTATTAATGGTATGATCCACATTCACGGAAATGCAATGGATTACGAAAAGTGGTCTAAAGAAGACGGCCTTGAAGACTGGTCTTACTCACATTGCCTGCCCTACTTCAAAAGATTTGAATGCCGGATGGCCGGAGCTACAGAATATCAAGGCGCTGTCGGCCCTGTTTACCTGACCACTCCCGAATGCGACAATCCACTCTTTGACGCTTTCTTCAGTGCAGTGCAGGAAGCTGGCTACCCTCTCACCGATGATGTGAACGGATATCAGCAGGAAGGGTTCGGTAAATTTGACCGCACCACCTATAAAGGACGTCGCTGGAATGCAGCCCGTGCTTACATTCATCCGGTTAAGAGCCGCAAAAACCTCACTGTAAAGTGCGGGGCCATGGCAACACGCATACTTTTCGAAGGTAAACGCGCTGTTGGTGTTGAGTATGAAAAAGGCAAAAAAACTATAAAAGCTTATGCCAAGGAAGTAATTTCCTGTGGTGGTTCAATCAACTCTCCTCAGTTACTTCAGCTTTCCGGTATCGGTAACGCAAAAGAACTTTCAGCTCTGGGCATTAATGTTGTTCATGATCTTCCCGGCGTTGGTGAAAACCTGCAGGATCATCTTGAACTATATGTACAGTATGCCTGCAAAAAACCAGTCAGCATGTACCCATGCCTACAATGGTACAATCAGCCTAAGATCGGTCTGGAATGGCTGCTTAAAGGAACTGGCGACGCTGCCACTAACCACTTTGAAGCTGGCGGTTTCATCCGCAGTAATGATGAAGTGGAATACCCCAACTTGCAGTATCATTTCCTCCCTATAGCAATCCGTTACGATGGATCAGCTCCAAACGAAGGGCATGGTTATCAGGTTCACGTAGGCCCTATGAACACAGATGTTCGCGGTCACGTGAAAATTAAATCCAAAGATCCTAAAGAATACCCAAGCATTTTGTTCAATTATCTCTCCACAGAGAATGAACGTAAAGAATGGGTTCAGGCAATACGCAAAACCCGTGAGATCATGACCCAGCCCGCATTCGACGAATATCGCGGCAAAGAATTATCTCCCGGTGAGCAAGCTCAGACCGACGAAGAGATTCTCGATTACGTTGCCACCGAAGGTGAATCTGCCTACCACCCAAGTTGCACATGTGCCATGGGAACCCATGACATGGCAGTTACGGATTCGCAGTTACGAGTCCACGGTGTAGAGGGACTTCGCGTTGTTGACGCCTCGGTCATGCCTTACGTGACCAACGGCAACATCTACGCACCGGTTATGATGATTGCTGAAAAAGCGGCAGACATTATTCTCGGGAACACCCCGCTGCCTACGGAAGACGCTCCTTACTACAAACACAGTAAATAA
- a CDS encoding GlsB/YeaQ/YmgE family stress response membrane protein: MSGIIVFVLVGLVAGWLAGVLVKGGGFGIIGDIIVGILGAVIGGFLFGFLGIGANGLLGAIIVATVGALVLIFILRLIRRG; encoded by the coding sequence ATGAGTGGAATAATCGTTTTCGTCTTGGTAGGTCTGGTCGCGGGTTGGTTAGCCGGAGTGCTTGTGAAGGGTGGTGGCTTTGGTATCATCGGGGATATTATTGTAGGTATCCTAGGGGCGGTGATTGGTGGTTTCCTTTTTGGATTCCTTGGCATAGGCGCTAATGGGCTCCTTGGGGCGATAATCGTCGCGACAGTCGGAGCGCTAGTTTTGATCTTTATTTTGCGCCTAATCAGAAGGGGCTGA
- a CDS encoding FadR/GntR family transcriptional regulator codes for MSEEKSIKQLFIPVSIGRISEEVVLQIEAAIFDGRLKPGERLPSEREMQTQFGTGRGVIREAVKILKQKGLLEVRKGVKGGAYVKHLEVSNISESLALFLKQNQVSPETLIEFRESMDRTITTLAIARSTAEEKEELLKEALRFEAILREPEPDLEATAELDRKLNIMLACMAGNDLFEWVMRALQMGLSSHDFTLYENASYRDKAATNWRETARAVAEGEPMKALSFIGLHYALLRQCVEEMNGDAASKNAPFLDENTEEERS; via the coding sequence ATGAGTGAAGAAAAATCTATTAAACAACTTTTTATTCCTGTGTCCATTGGCCGGATAAGTGAAGAAGTTGTTTTACAGATTGAAGCCGCCATCTTTGATGGAAGACTTAAACCGGGCGAGCGGCTGCCCAGTGAACGGGAAATGCAAACCCAGTTCGGAACTGGCCGAGGCGTCATCCGTGAGGCTGTCAAAATTCTCAAACAGAAAGGGCTTCTTGAGGTCCGCAAGGGCGTCAAAGGCGGCGCGTATGTCAAACATCTGGAAGTATCAAATATTTCTGAATCACTGGCACTTTTTCTGAAACAGAATCAGGTGTCCCCTGAAACGCTCATTGAATTTCGTGAAAGCATGGACCGCACAATTACCACTCTGGCAATTGCCCGCTCCACCGCTGAAGAAAAAGAGGAACTGCTCAAAGAAGCTCTGCGCTTTGAAGCTATACTACGCGAACCTGAACCAGATCTGGAAGCCACTGCGGAACTAGACCGTAAGCTGAATATAATGCTGGCCTGCATGGCTGGAAACGATCTTTTTGAATGGGTGATGCGTGCGTTGCAAATGGGACTCAGTTCACACGATTTCACTTTGTATGAGAACGCTTCCTATCGTGACAAGGCTGCGACCAACTGGAGAGAGACAGCCCGTGCTGTTGCCGAAGGAGAACCGATGAAAGCTCTATCCTTCATCGGCCTGCACTATGCGCTGCTGCGTCAGTGTGTCGAAGAAATGAATGGCGATGCAGCCTCAAAGAATGCACCGTTTCTCGATGAAAATACCGAAGAAGAAAGGAGTTAA
- a CDS encoding glycine betaine ABC transporter substrate-binding protein, translating to MLTHSKRVLFVLVLVVSLFSFSAFAQASSKITLASVGWTGVTIKTDIAVSVLNSLGYDAENLMVSVPIAYKAMSTSDADAFLGNWMPSMASIADKYFEKGTVLKYAINMDGAKYTLATPTFCADAGLKDFKDIVKFGDKLDWKIYGIEAGNDGNQVIQNMIDKNMFGMGKFTLVPSSEAAMLAQVQGMAREGKWSIFLGWAPHSMNEYIDMTYLTGSTDETFGGNDGTATIWTNIRSGLVKDEPNVARLLKNMTFSVSMINQIMITVEKDDSLSLGQAGLNWVKKHPEVYKKWLEGVTTIDGKSAVNAFEASLKKQ from the coding sequence ATGTTAACCCACTCTAAGCGGGTTCTTTTTGTTTTAGTTTTAGTTGTTTCACTTTTCAGCTTTTCTGCCTTTGCACAGGCTTCCTCTAAAATCACCCTCGCCAGTGTTGGTTGGACAGGCGTAACCATCAAGACTGACATTGCCGTCTCCGTACTTAACAGTCTGGGCTATGACGCCGAAAATCTAATGGTTTCCGTCCCCATCGCCTACAAAGCGATGTCTACCTCCGATGCCGATGCCTTCTTAGGTAACTGGATGCCCTCCATGGCCTCTATTGCCGATAAATATTTTGAAAAAGGCACAGTACTCAAATACGCTATCAATATGGATGGAGCCAAATACACATTGGCAACCCCTACTTTCTGCGCTGATGCAGGATTGAAAGATTTCAAAGATATCGTAAAATTCGGTGACAAGCTTGACTGGAAAATTTATGGAATCGAAGCCGGAAATGACGGTAACCAAGTCATTCAGAACATGATTGACAAGAACATGTTCGGCATGGGTAAATTCACTCTTGTTCCCTCCAGTGAAGCCGCAATGCTTGCTCAGGTGCAGGGCATGGCAAGAGAAGGCAAATGGTCGATTTTCCTTGGCTGGGCTCCTCACAGCATGAACGAATATATCGACATGACTTATCTCACCGGAAGCACAGATGAAACTTTTGGCGGCAATGACGGTACCGCAACTATCTGGACCAACATCCGCTCCGGGCTTGTCAAAGATGAACCCAACGTAGCCAGACTACTCAAGAATATGACCTTTTCCGTTTCCATGATAAATCAGATCATGATCACGGTGGAAAAAGACGACTCTTTGTCTCTTGGACAAGCCGGCTTGAACTGGGTAAAAAAACACCCTGAAGTTTATAAAAAATGGCTTGAAGGAGTCACTACTATAGACGGAAAGTCCGCAGTAAACGCATTTGAAGCATCCCTGAAGAAACAATAG
- the betB gene encoding betaine-aldehyde dehydrogenase, producing MIQGKMFINGEWVSALSGAERKIINPFDSSVIAVVAEGGRKDSALAITAARQAFDSGEWSKTPASERGRMIFKLADLIERDREELARLESLDTGKTVEESRWDMDDIAGIFRYYAGLADKDGGEVIASPVQNSTSIVVREPVGVCGQISPWNYPLLQAAWKMAPALAAGNTIVMKPSEITPLTAIKVTELAEEVGFPKGVVNLVLGAGAEVGAELAESVDVDLISFTGGIATGKTIMRAAAGNVKKVALELGGKNPNIIFDDADFNVAVDYALNAVFFHAGQICSAGARLMVQDGIHDRFVEELRKRIEAIVVGNGFDKGTQMGPLISAEHLSKVEKYVEMAPSEGAKLLTGGKRPSDPALKDGFFFEPTLLTECTNEMKIVQEEVFGPVITVERFHTEEEVVRWANDTVYGLSAGFWTRDPDRIERVSKALRFGTVWINDFNVYFVQAPWGGYKQSGMGRELGHIGLEEYTEVKHIFRNHAPEPFNWFGTSS from the coding sequence ATGATACAGGGAAAAATGTTCATCAACGGCGAATGGGTTTCGGCTCTTTCTGGTGCTGAGCGTAAAATTATAAATCCTTTTGACAGTTCTGTAATTGCCGTAGTTGCCGAAGGCGGACGGAAAGACTCAGCACTGGCAATCACCGCAGCAAGGCAGGCTTTTGACTCCGGCGAATGGAGCAAAACTCCGGCCTCTGAACGTGGCAGAATGATCTTCAAACTCGCTGATCTTATCGAACGTGATCGCGAAGAACTTGCCCGTCTTGAAAGTCTGGATACTGGTAAAACAGTTGAAGAAAGCCGCTGGGACATGGACGATATCGCAGGAATTTTCCGCTATTATGCGGGTCTTGCCGACAAAGATGGCGGCGAAGTTATAGCCTCCCCCGTACAGAACTCCACAAGCATAGTTGTCCGCGAACCTGTCGGTGTATGCGGCCAGATTTCCCCATGGAACTATCCTTTACTACAAGCCGCATGGAAGATGGCTCCAGCCCTTGCCGCCGGAAATACCATCGTGATGAAGCCCAGCGAGATAACCCCGCTGACTGCAATCAAAGTTACCGAACTTGCTGAAGAAGTCGGGTTCCCAAAAGGAGTAGTCAACCTTGTTCTTGGAGCCGGAGCCGAAGTCGGAGCCGAACTTGCCGAAAGCGTTGACGTAGACCTAATTTCTTTCACCGGCGGAATTGCAACAGGCAAAACCATCATGCGTGCAGCAGCCGGTAATGTAAAAAAAGTAGCCCTTGAACTGGGTGGCAAGAATCCCAATATTATTTTTGACGATGCCGACTTTAATGTAGCGGTTGATTACGCTCTCAATGCGGTGTTTTTCCATGCCGGACAGATCTGTTCCGCAGGAGCACGGCTTATGGTACAAGACGGTATTCATGATCGCTTTGTGGAAGAGTTACGCAAAAGAATTGAAGCTATTGTAGTAGGTAACGGCTTTGATAAAGGAACCCAGATGGGACCGCTGATTTCCGCTGAACACCTGTCGAAGGTGGAAAAATATGTGGAAATGGCCCCTTCCGAGGGAGCAAAGCTGCTTACCGGTGGGAAAAGACCTTCTGACCCGGCGTTAAAGGACGGTTTTTTCTTTGAACCCACTTTACTAACTGAATGCACGAACGAAATGAAGATCGTGCAGGAAGAAGTCTTCGGCCCCGTAATAACTGTAGAACGTTTTCATACTGAAGAAGAAGTTGTTCGCTGGGCCAACGACACAGTTTACGGCCTTTCCGCCGGATTCTGGACCCGTGACCCGGACCGTATTGAAAGGGTTTCCAAAGCTCTGAGATTCGGAACTGTTTGGATAAATGACTTCAATGTGTACTTTGTACAAGCCCCTTGGGGCGGTTACAAACAATCCGGAATGGGCCGTGAACTCGGTCACATCGGGCTGGAGGAATACACAGAGGTAAAGCATATATTTAGAAATCATGCCCCGGAACCATTTAATTGGTTCGGCACTTCCTCTTGA
- a CDS encoding 7TM diverse intracellular signaling domain-containing protein: MPNTKFTRLFLLAAFLFLLLLSGCVQTTDNNHFKAVKGYLDLSGWDFNTQGPAPLDGEWEFYQHSAALPRNPEKILLNEKKDFFPLPSIWKGKTAQGIPLTKQGQGTYRLKVKFEPNFEVNSLYISGVLSVCRVWVNGNEIASSGTIGKNKQSEIPRKHFLSPIFPSANGYADIVLEVSNFHNEEGGINSCILLGSNEQIQDVLSYRRISGAILSGVLFIMGLYHLIIFLVRRSNKENLYFGLFCLVWCITTIFNPPSAFLVTKFITMDWSWYIKACLLPPGIAIPLLLIFYHSLFPKKYGKIINWTYSALGGLYIMYILVAPPIAYSAVAVSYFIISRTAYLYLFTTFLVDLFRGKKGVIFLAPGYVALAYSELDEILFDLNIISSAEFGLYGAFIFIISYSIFMSVRFAEALSRVEKISGELEAQKKTEQSHKLIQIRLSKMLDSVDDAILAVNRKYEINFSNRAFTNLTGYHTENLLGQQLTSILSKPDCATVTDFMRKIPQLHATAESNIKQDNFQITTAGGSILNTSALVTLLDVEDELIYTLVLRPEEKPLDKRQFAVWIMKKTLKDWESATKFSKADLAFRSGLWNVYMEKDGYARTQTLDRYLSEETLPSRPRWKNVYATVEFVLANSQLSEDSSSELQKALARLKKMS, encoded by the coding sequence ATGGCGAATGGGAATTTTATCAACACTCTGCCGCACTCCCCCGTAATCCTGAAAAAATATTACTAAACGAAAAAAAAGATTTCTTCCCCCTCCCCTCAATCTGGAAAGGAAAAACAGCTCAAGGTATTCCCCTGACGAAACAAGGACAGGGAACATATCGCCTGAAAGTAAAGTTTGAACCCAATTTTGAAGTAAATTCATTATATATTTCCGGCGTACTTTCTGTGTGCCGCGTCTGGGTAAACGGGAACGAAATTGCCTCCTCGGGTACTATTGGCAAAAACAAACAATCCGAAATTCCACGCAAGCACTTCCTCTCCCCGATTTTCCCCTCCGCAAACGGATATGCTGATATTGTTCTGGAGGTTTCCAACTTTCACAATGAAGAGGGAGGGATCAATTCCTGCATACTCCTCGGCAGTAACGAACAAATTCAGGATGTTCTTAGTTACCGCCGAATTTCTGGAGCCATTCTCAGCGGAGTACTTTTCATCATGGGGCTCTACCATCTTATCATCTTTCTGGTAAGACGATCCAACAAAGAAAACTTATACTTTGGCCTTTTTTGCCTTGTCTGGTGCATCACAACAATTTTCAATCCTCCATCCGCTTTTCTAGTAACCAAATTTATAACAATGGACTGGAGTTGGTACATAAAAGCATGTCTTTTACCTCCTGGTATTGCGATCCCTTTACTGCTTATATTTTATCATTCACTTTTTCCTAAAAAATATGGAAAAATTATCAATTGGACATATAGCGCATTGGGAGGATTATACATTATGTATATTCTCGTCGCACCTCCAATTGCTTATTCTGCTGTAGCTGTTTCATACTTCATCATCAGCAGAACCGCTTACCTCTATCTTTTCACAACATTCTTAGTAGACCTGTTCCGGGGTAAAAAAGGAGTTATATTTTTAGCTCCCGGCTATGTGGCTTTGGCATATTCTGAATTAGATGAAATTCTTTTTGACCTTAACATCATCAGTTCAGCGGAATTCGGCCTTTACGGAGCATTTATTTTCATCATTTCGTATTCAATATTTATGTCGGTACGTTTTGCAGAGGCTTTATCCAGAGTTGAAAAAATTTCCGGAGAATTGGAAGCGCAAAAAAAGACCGAACAAAGCCATAAACTTATACAGATACGGCTTTCGAAAATGCTGGATTCAGTTGATGACGCAATATTGGCAGTAAATCGTAAATACGAAATAAATTTCAGTAACCGCGCTTTTACAAACCTCACGGGCTATCACACCGAAAATCTTCTGGGACAGCAATTAACAAGCATACTTAGCAAACCGGACTGCGCAACAGTTACGGATTTTATGCGAAAAATCCCACAACTGCATGCCACGGCTGAGAGCAACATCAAACAGGATAATTTTCAAATAACCACTGCCGGCGGGAGCATCCTGAACACCTCTGCTCTTGTAACTCTGCTGGATGTTGAAGATGAGCTTATCTATACGCTGGTGCTACGCCCGGAAGAAAAACCACTCGACAAGCGACAATTTGCTGTGTGGATAATGAAAAAGACTCTCAAAGACTGGGAATCAGCAACAAAATTTAGCAAAGCAGACCTAGCCTTCCGATCAGGCTTATGGAACGTTTACATGGAAAAAGACGGTTACGCTCGTACTCAGACTCTGGATAGGTATTTAAGTGAAGAGACTCTTCCAAGTCGTCCAAGGTGGAAGAATGTTTATGCGACAGTTGAGTTTGTTCTTGCCAATAGTCAGCTTTCGGAGGATTCATCCTCAGAGTTACAAAAAGCTCTTGCGCGGTTAAAAAAGATGTCATGA
- a CDS encoding FG-GAP repeat protein, protein MKKTTFVIFLLGLFVFPNICMAALPFQSIAPVESSLKSGWEKVPQDAASKIQIHLKQEMCRFEQQTDDSLSSSIIDGGLSLNVSTYDTRFKSGNSWFSLSLHSVGRAGVMLNSAEPTLNPDGTKLSLIRKGMTEWYVNHGASLEHGMVLNDKPKGLGLLNIAFITSGNLTPKQDGHDIVFIGEDSMRYAGIKAWDVAGKDLICSMSVADGKLIWAVDDSDAAYPVTIDPTVTYVKKVTAISAGAGEPQEDAFFGHEVDISGNIIAISAYGKTVGTTIEAGAVYLFSKNQGGDNNWGFIKKITAADAGGDIELQSGMKFGERIALSGDTLVVACPVKNIGTNYESGAVYVFSKDQGHADEWGFSQRITNGAIFNGHFGNSVAVCGDVLVIGRKSQTVGGQVYAGIAYIYIPNPGVPNTWQLLKFITAQTEAGTPDYRRGASFSKSLAVSENAIIVSADNAEYGLSVAGAVYIYSKDAGSPNNWGIVKKIIARKDNGDVDVQSWSSYGESLDISGDLAIVGSPDYQIGAKRLAGVAYIYSKDKDGADEWGIVKKLVAQKDNGDEYIFKDAEFGKKVSISGDLAIVSSNFGAYLYSKSQADVGVWGIVKKIGESETEPSSALYSNVAICGDDYVIGSSGKTELTLANAGAAYIFKTPNVMKPSGCADKTVTPTEVQPTGTSVLMNSVAKRVKTTKEIKDEHQTPAMGSMLGANVYEFTATVTANKIAYFCFNSSSLGERAAGEVSLFKLFPDKPSKSFTYSSGKNPDSEGYFWITDEGNSGQYIDPKTILVGARTYTVNYAVKDNGEYDLNSALGIITDPVVPGTVGGASSSSSGSSGSSSGCVLNPQAGFSMELVGLFIVALIGLCLRRKTA, encoded by the coding sequence TTGAAGAAAACAACTTTCGTCATCTTTCTTTTGGGCTTATTTGTGTTTCCAAATATCTGTATGGCGGCATTGCCCTTTCAATCAATCGCTCCTGTAGAGTCCTCTTTAAAATCCGGCTGGGAAAAAGTACCGCAGGATGCCGCTTCTAAAATACAAATCCATTTGAAACAGGAGATGTGTCGTTTTGAACAACAGACTGATGACTCTCTGTCGTCATCTATTATAGATGGTGGTTTAAGTCTGAATGTAAGTACATATGACACCCGCTTTAAAAGTGGCAACAGCTGGTTTTCTCTGTCGCTTCATTCAGTAGGACGGGCCGGAGTGATGTTAAATTCCGCCGAACCGACACTTAATCCTGACGGCACAAAATTGAGTCTTATCAGAAAAGGTATGACTGAGTGGTATGTTAATCATGGAGCCAGTCTTGAGCATGGCATGGTTTTAAATGATAAACCGAAAGGCTTAGGTTTGCTAAATATTGCTTTCATTACATCAGGTAATCTGACTCCGAAGCAAGATGGGCATGATATTGTTTTTATCGGTGAAGATTCCATGCGCTATGCAGGGATTAAGGCTTGGGATGTTGCGGGAAAAGATCTTATTTGTTCAATGTCTGTTGCTGATGGAAAATTGATTTGGGCTGTTGACGATTCAGATGCCGCCTACCCCGTAACTATCGATCCAACGGTTACTTATGTTAAAAAAGTAACGGCAATAAGCGCCGGAGCTGGAGAACCACAAGAAGATGCATTTTTTGGGCATGAGGTGGACATCTCTGGGAATATTATTGCTATCAGTGCTTACGGCAAAACAGTCGGTACGACTATTGAAGCTGGAGCGGTGTATCTTTTTTCTAAAAACCAAGGCGGAGATAATAATTGGGGTTTTATAAAAAAAATTACCGCAGCTGACGCTGGCGGAGACATAGAGCTGCAATCAGGCATGAAGTTTGGCGAGCGCATTGCTCTTTCCGGTGATACTCTTGTGGTAGCGTGCCCCGTAAAAAATATAGGTACAAATTACGAGTCCGGAGCAGTTTATGTCTTTAGCAAGGATCAAGGACATGCTGATGAATGGGGGTTTTCTCAAAGAATCACTAATGGCGCAATTTTTAACGGCCATTTTGGCAACAGTGTTGCTGTGTGCGGAGATGTTCTTGTCATAGGGCGTAAGAGTCAAACGGTAGGAGGTCAGGTATATGCTGGAATTGCTTACATATATATCCCTAATCCCGGGGTTCCAAACACTTGGCAATTGCTCAAGTTTATAACAGCGCAGACAGAAGCCGGAACTCCTGACTATAGAAGGGGTGCGAGTTTTTCTAAGAGTCTTGCTGTTTCCGAAAATGCAATTATTGTGAGTGCCGACAATGCTGAGTACGGACTCTCTGTGGCTGGAGCTGTTTATATCTATTCAAAAGATGCAGGTAGTCCCAATAATTGGGGTATAGTTAAAAAGATTATCGCACGAAAAGATAATGGAGATGTGGATGTTCAATCGTGGTCAAGCTATGGTGAATCATTAGATATTTCAGGAGATCTGGCTATAGTCGGCTCTCCAGACTATCAGATAGGTGCAAAAAGATTAGCCGGAGTGGCTTACATTTATTCCAAGGATAAAGACGGCGCAGATGAATGGGGAATTGTTAAGAAGTTAGTAGCACAAAAGGATAATGGTGATGAGTATATTTTTAAGGATGCAGAGTTTGGTAAAAAAGTATCAATTTCTGGTGATTTAGCAATTGTGTCTTCAAATTTCGGAGCATACCTTTATTCTAAAAGTCAGGCTGATGTGGGCGTTTGGGGAATTGTTAAAAAAATAGGAGAGAGTGAAACCGAGCCTTCTTCTGCACTTTATTCAAATGTAGCCATTTGCGGTGATGATTACGTTATTGGTTCCAGTGGAAAGACTGAGTTGACTCTGGCAAATGCTGGAGCCGCATATATATTTAAAACTCCCAACGTAATGAAACCTTCCGGTTGCGCTGACAAAACAGTTACTCCAACTGAAGTTCAACCCACGGGAACATCTGTTCTAATGAATTCAGTAGCCAAGAGAGTAAAGACCACTAAAGAAATTAAGGATGAACATCAGACCCCGGCCATGGGCAGTATGCTCGGAGCTAATGTTTACGAATTTACTGCAACAGTTACAGCCAATAAGATCGCCTATTTTTGTTTTAACAGCTCAAGCCTTGGTGAGCGCGCGGCTGGAGAAGTAAGTCTGTTTAAATTATTTCCAGACAAGCCGTCTAAAAGTTTCACCTACAGTTCGGGCAAGAATCCCGATAGTGAAGGGTATTTCTGGATTACTGACGAAGGGAACAGCGGACAATATATTGACCCCAAAACTATTCTGGTGGGAGCACGTACCTACACCGTCAACTATGCTGTTAAAGATAACGGAGAATACGATTTAAACAGTGCACTAGGCATAATTACCGACCCGGTTGTACCCGGAACAGTCGGGGGTGCGAGTAGTAGCAGTAGTGGAAGCAGTGGCAGTAGTTCCGGATGTGTGCTGAACCCGCAGGCGGGTTTTTCTATGGAACTGGTCGGGCTGTTTATCGTTGCCCTTATAGGGCTATGTCTGCGCCGCAAAACGGCTTAA